In Penaeus monodon isolate SGIC_2016 chromosome 7, NSTDA_Pmon_1, whole genome shotgun sequence, the following are encoded in one genomic region:
- the LOC119575575 gene encoding uncharacterized protein LOC119575575: protein MMGMYGHKFRMRRGGAMGGRDSPPTIGHDRVNYINPTINYDKWPRKIRPKRGRSSENSDSSPTPGTRRCSCMETLNLTSEQLTALRRHSHDHSREDDDLLQQQQQTDEILHASADVLTRMFTCLNTSAEPPPQDTLVDPRYHRSRDKLDKGYVPK, encoded by the coding sequence ATGATGGGCATGTACGGTCATAAGTTCCGCATGCGGCGTGGCGGAGCCATGGGCGGCAGAGACTCTCCGCCGACCATCGGCCATGATCGAGTCAATTACATCAACCCGACCATCAACTACGACAAGTGGCCGCGCAAGATCCGGCCCAAGCGAGGCCGCAGTTCGGAGAACAGCGACAGTTCGCCCACGCCGGGCACGCGGCGCTGCTCGTGCATGGAGACGCTCAACCTGACGTCGGAGCAGCTCACGGCCCTCCGGAGGCACTCGCACGACCACAGCCGCGAGGATGACGACCTcctccagcagcagcagcagacggACGAAATCCTGCACGCTAGCGCCGATGTCCTCACGCGGATGTTCACCTGCCTCAACACGTCGGCCGAACCGCCGCCGCAGGACACGCTGGTCGACCCCAGGTACCACAGGTCCCGCGATAAGCTGGACAAAGGATACGTGCCCAAGTAA